The Flavobacterium faecale genomic sequence CCATCAGGATTGTATGTTAATTCACTTTTTCCTCTAGTGCTAAAGTTGGCATACTCTGCTGTTGCCATCAAGTTGGTTGCATTGGCACCAATAGCCAAAATACCCGCTATCACCAAAACACCAAATGATTGCAATAATGGCTTGAATTCTTTGCGCTTTATTCCTAAATAGGCGTAGTAGCCAGATACAATCAAAACCAAAATCAGTAAATAATACGTCATTTGAAAGTGATTTGCGTTTATTTCTAAGGCTGCTGCAAATAAGGTAAGGAGGCCTCCAACCACATAACGTCGTTGAAAAACCATTAAAATTCCAGCAATTACGAGTGGCATGTATCCTATCGCATGTGCTTTGGCATTGTGGCCAACACCGAGAATAATAATTAAATAAGTAGAAAAACCGAAAGCAATAGATCCAAAGAAAGCTTTTAGCGGATCTACTTTCAATACCAGCATAAGCCCATAAAAACCAAGGAAATATAAAAATAAATAATCGGCTGGACGAGGTAAAAACCGAATAGCATCATCCAATGCGCCTATGTAATCGTGAGGATATTTGGCACCCAACTGATACGTTGGCATACCACCAAAAGCTCCGTCAGTCCAATACGGCTCCGTATGATCTGTAGCTCTAAAATCATTTTGCTCTTTGGCCATACCCGTATATTGAGCAATATCTGACTGAAAGATCTGTTTACCTTGTAATACAGGATAAAAATAAACTAGAGAAACCAAAATGAAACCAAAAATGGCAAGAGCGTGCGGATAAAACTTCTGTATAATTTTCAATGTTCGAGCGTATTTATATAGGGTTAATTCGAAATATTTGAGGCAAATTTAATCTATTTCTTCATAATCCACATAATCACCTACTTTTTTAGTTTCCTTAGGATTTTTGGACTGTGTAGGTTGGTAGTATATATCGTTACTAGATTGCGTTTTATTCCACGAATTATCCTGAGCATTTTGGCGCTGTTGGTCAAAATTTGAACCTGCTTTTTCTACTACTTTCTTTAATACAAGTGGTAAAAACAACTTTACCAAAAATCTAAAAACATAGTAAAAAGCAATTATATATAGTAGGGTTCTAAAAAAACCTGCAAAAGAAGCTGTTTCCATAATTCATTGATTTTAGACAAAATTAGCAAATCCTACTGTCAAAATTAAACTATCTGCCTTAAATTAATGATAAAATATAGTACATTTGGACAGCGCAATGCTTGTAAACACTTAAAAACAACACTATGCACCAGTTCAAAATTGCTATTTTACTTGCTTTTTTAATGGCTCCTTTAGTTCATTACGGACAATACACAGACGAAATCAACTCCAACAGACCCGGAAAGTCCATGTCGGCTTTTTCCGTAGGAAAGTCAATTTTTCAAGTAGAATCTGGTATATATGGTATCAAAGAAAACCATAGTTTACTAAATTATGATGCCAATGGTTTTGGGCTCGACCTAACCTTACGCTACGGAGCAATAGTGGAGCAATTGGAATTTATTGGAGAATTGCAGTATCAAAATGAAAACTTTGTACAGCAAACTATTAGCACCAACAGATCTGCTTTGAAGCAAACCGTTTTTGGAGCGAAATATCTAATTTATGACCCCTTTAAAAACTACCAGAAAAAAGTAAATATTTACAGTTGGAAAGCCAATCGAGGATTTGACTGGCACCAAATGATTCCTGCGGTCTCTATATTTGCAGGAGCTAATTTTACTTTTTCGAATAATCCTTACTCGTTTTCTCCTGAGCCCAGTATTTCGCCAAAAATCATGTTTATTACACAAAACCATTTTGGAGATGGCCGTTGGGTTTTTGTAACCAATGTAATAGCAGATTATCTAACAACCGAGTACCCCAGCTACGGTTATGTATTAACTTTGACGCGTGGTTTTAACAAACAATGGTCTGGTTTTATCGAAAATCAAGGATATAAGAGCGACTTTTATAGCGATGCCATTGTACGAGGTGGTGCCGCTTACTTATTCGGAAAAAATATACAAATCGATGCTTCTATCAGTTCTAGTCTCAAAACTACCCCTTCTATATTGTATGGTGGAGTAGGTTTTTCATGGAGATATGATGGAAATTATAAAGAAGTACATATGAAATTAGATAAAAAAGGCGGATCGAAATCAGAAAAAAAGGCGACCAAAAAAGCAGCCAAAAAATCAAAAAAAGCCAAAATTTAAATAAATTACAGTCAATACATGATTACTATACAAGAAGTAAAAACTAAAAAAGAATTAACTGCTTATATTAAATTCCCTTTCGAATTATACAAAGACAATGAATTTTGGGTACCTCCAATCATTGCTGACGAATTGGAAACG encodes the following:
- a CDS encoding transporter, producing the protein MHQFKIAILLAFLMAPLVHYGQYTDEINSNRPGKSMSAFSVGKSIFQVESGIYGIKENHSLLNYDANGFGLDLTLRYGAIVEQLEFIGELQYQNENFVQQTISTNRSALKQTVFGAKYLIYDPFKNYQKKVNIYSWKANRGFDWHQMIPAVSIFAGANFTFSNNPYSFSPEPSISPKIMFITQNHFGDGRWVFVTNVIADYLTTEYPSYGYVLTLTRGFNKQWSGFIENQGYKSDFYSDAIVRGGAAYLFGKNIQIDASISSSLKTTPSILYGGVGFSWRYDGNYKEVHMKLDKKGGSKSEKKATKKAAKKSKKAKI
- a CDS encoding DUF4834 family protein, coding for METASFAGFFRTLLYIIAFYYVFRFLVKLFLPLVLKKVVEKAGSNFDQQRQNAQDNSWNKTQSSNDIYYQPTQSKNPKETKKVGDYVDYEEID